Proteins co-encoded in one Halorussus vallis genomic window:
- a CDS encoding outer membrane protein assembly factor BamB family protein yields the protein MSADIDPETEEIEPEERPHYIDTGPEARDEDEHVNFMQDYDTEFVFGGGISGWHGRQPKRIEGQVNPTLNLEAGNRYRVRWENIDGAPHNFVIQDADGNRLMGTEVYSSQGATVTLVFTATEEMSQYICTIHPNSMVGDMQVRGGGDGQQQQQPIQQPPGPGAAQEDMPKLSVTTNMLREDGERRDSWLTYDKGLGQRGYTPVDRLDSDNVASLTQKYSIPTDSAGIETNPIIVPTDPPVMYYTTSNLSVVAANARNGKKYWQFKYALPEDAVGQTGRNRGVAVWKDKVYFATTDTHLVALNRYTGEKEWETNMLTERQQREMEYPKRMSISQAPIAYDGRILVGMSGDFGGWCVASSVDAESGDVQWTVNMAPEDAWVDESWRFASAAPWMSPSVDPQTNTVFYAVGNPCPMMNGLVRPGPNHHSNSIVAVDLDSGKINWASQQIPHELWDYDSHATPTVFDLEVDGETRRAVSTDQKAGWTYVYDAETGRLLERTAPWTKQDHEWAEHFLALPPRGEKNAATAWPGTIGATEWPPCAYDPETGMRYIAAVEAAQRVSYDPDWEYVTEGDITLAEGGSRLASEDTTHNAYVQAVDPASGDLAWRTELPDVSPEWSHWRIWPGGTTATAGGVLFVASSGGHLYALDAKTGERIWSAQTDADRITPAPVVWEDPTEQIQYVAVAADDEITVWSSGGFEE from the coding sequence ATGTCCGCCGATATCGACCCCGAGACCGAGGAGATCGAACCGGAGGAGCGACCGCACTACATCGACACCGGGCCGGAGGCCCGCGACGAGGACGAGCACGTCAACTTCATGCAGGACTACGACACGGAGTTCGTGTTCGGCGGCGGCATCTCCGGCTGGCACGGTCGCCAACCCAAGCGAATCGAGGGGCAGGTGAACCCCACGCTGAACCTGGAGGCGGGCAACCGCTACCGGGTCCGCTGGGAGAACATCGACGGCGCCCCGCACAACTTCGTCATCCAGGACGCCGACGGTAACCGGCTGATGGGGACCGAGGTGTACTCCTCGCAGGGCGCGACGGTCACGCTGGTGTTCACGGCGACCGAGGAGATGTCCCAGTACATCTGCACCATCCACCCGAACTCGATGGTCGGCGACATGCAGGTCCGCGGCGGCGGTGACGGCCAGCAACAGCAGCAACCCATCCAACAGCCGCCGGGTCCGGGGGCCGCACAGGAAGACATGCCGAAGCTCTCCGTGACGACGAACATGCTCCGGGAGGACGGCGAGCGCCGCGACTCGTGGCTCACCTACGACAAGGGACTGGGCCAGCGCGGCTACACGCCGGTCGACAGGCTCGACTCCGACAACGTCGCCAGCCTCACCCAGAAGTACTCCATCCCGACCGACAGCGCGGGCATCGAGACGAACCCGATCATCGTCCCGACCGACCCGCCGGTGATGTACTACACCACGAGCAACCTCTCGGTCGTCGCGGCCAACGCCCGGAACGGGAAGAAGTACTGGCAGTTCAAGTACGCGCTACCGGAGGACGCGGTCGGACAGACCGGCCGCAACCGCGGCGTGGCGGTGTGGAAGGACAAGGTGTACTTCGCGACGACCGACACGCACCTGGTCGCGCTCAACCGGTACACCGGCGAGAAGGAGTGGGAGACGAACATGCTGACGGAGCGCCAGCAGCGCGAGATGGAGTACCCCAAGCGGATGTCCATCAGCCAGGCGCCCATCGCCTACGACGGCCGAATCCTCGTCGGCATGAGCGGCGACTTCGGCGGCTGGTGCGTCGCCTCCTCGGTCGACGCCGAGTCCGGCGACGTCCAGTGGACCGTCAACATGGCCCCGGAGGACGCCTGGGTCGACGAGAGCTGGCGGTTCGCCAGCGCCGCCCCGTGGATGAGTCCCTCGGTCGATCCCCAGACGAACACGGTGTTCTACGCGGTCGGCAACCCGTGTCCGATGATGAACGGACTCGTCCGGCCCGGGCCGAACCACCACTCGAACTCCATCGTCGCCGTGGACCTCGACTCGGGCAAGATCAACTGGGCCAGCCAGCAGATTCCCCACGAACTGTGGGACTACGACAGCCACGCCACCCCGACCGTCTTCGACCTGGAGGTCGACGGCGAAACCCGGCGCGCGGTCTCGACCGACCAGAAGGCCGGCTGGACCTACGTCTACGACGCCGAAACCGGCCGACTGCTCGAACGCACCGCGCCCTGGACCAAGCAGGACCACGAGTGGGCCGAGCACTTTCTCGCACTCCCGCCTCGGGGCGAGAAGAACGCCGCGACCGCCTGGCCGGGCACCATCGGCGCGACCGAGTGGCCGCCGTGCGCGTACGACCCCGAAACCGGGATGCGGTACATCGCCGCCGTCGAGGCGGCCCAGCGGGTCTCCTACGACCCCGACTGGGAGTACGTGACGGAGGGCGACATCACGCTCGCGGAGGGCGGTTCGCGACTCGCCTCCGAAGACACCACCCACAACGCGTACGTTCAGGCGGTCGACCCCGCCAGCGGCGACCTCGCGTGGCGGACCGAACTCCCGGACGTCAGCCCCGAGTGGTCCCACTGGCGCATCTGGCCTGGCGGCACGACCGCGACCGCCGGCGGCGTCCTGTTCGTCGCCTCCTCGGGCGGCCACCTCTACGCGCTCGACGCCAAGACCGGCGAGCGCATCTGGAGCGCCCAGACCGACGCCGACCGCATCACCCCCGCGCCGGTGGTGTGGGAGGACCCGACCGAGCAGATCCAGTACGTCGCGGTCGCGGCCGACGACGAGATAACGGTCTGGTCGTCGGGCGGCTTCGAGGAGTAA
- a CDS encoding twin-arginine translocation signal domain-containing protein has product MAHGYGDERVTDEQRREFLKALGVGGAVAAGGATLDDVRSELSTGGSERLASVGEAIRSDLAGELDASLLADRQAAVAEAASGLTAVPERGLPGMNEGPRGEFAAVAEAARPVYDHLGEVGFFESTTERLPEFTPGYIEDSVRRFVVSEGLAGSLSELGFDQRELVDLLATTVNHRERIGDRHWVSTDQLPREQMEFAKYVPPMTKAAAGGVLLWLEDLDEHIWTNAVLLTDDILADATWDARAMAAGFDLMVDGARRVADGDARGADTTDDELAGLLSSGFALQAIAQNLLPEDAYWIDEEARAERDNDLEIPN; this is encoded by the coding sequence ATGGCTCACGGCTACGGAGACGAACGTGTAACTGACGAACAGCGCCGGGAGTTTCTGAAGGCACTCGGCGTCGGGGGTGCCGTCGCCGCCGGCGGGGCGACCCTCGACGACGTGCGGTCGGAACTCTCTACGGGCGGGTCCGAGCGACTGGCGAGCGTCGGCGAGGCGATTCGGTCGGACCTCGCGGGCGAACTCGACGCTAGCCTGCTCGCCGACCGTCAGGCGGCGGTCGCCGAGGCGGCGTCGGGACTGACCGCGGTCCCCGAGCGCGGCCTCCCCGGAATGAACGAGGGGCCCCGCGGGGAGTTCGCGGCGGTCGCGGAGGCGGCCCGCCCCGTCTACGACCACCTGGGCGAGGTCGGCTTCTTCGAGAGCACGACCGAGCGACTGCCGGAGTTCACGCCGGGGTACATCGAGGACAGCGTCCGGCGGTTCGTCGTGAGCGAAGGGCTGGCGGGGTCGCTGTCAGAACTCGGCTTCGACCAGCGGGAACTGGTCGACCTGCTGGCGACCACGGTCAACCACCGCGAACGCATCGGCGACCGCCACTGGGTGTCGACCGACCAACTGCCCCGCGAGCAGATGGAGTTCGCCAAGTACGTCCCGCCGATGACCAAGGCCGCGGCCGGCGGCGTCCTGCTGTGGCTCGAAGACCTCGACGAACACATCTGGACGAACGCGGTGCTGCTGACCGACGACATCCTGGCCGACGCAACGTGGGACGCCCGCGCCATGGCGGCCGGGTTCGACCTGATGGTCGACGGCGCCCGCCGCGTCGCGGACGGCGATGCCCGCGGCGCCGACACCACGGACGACGAACTTGCCGGACTACTATCCAGCGGGTTCGCACTGCAGGCCATCGCCCAGAACCTGCTGCCCGAGGACGCATATTGGATCGACGAGGAGGCCCGCGCCGAGCGCGACAACGACCTGGAAATTCCTAACTAA